The proteins below are encoded in one region of Limnohabitans sp. 63ED37-2:
- a CDS encoding tripartite tricarboxylate transporter substrate binding protein: protein MKMIKTLGLLLGAALAVQAPVQAQNFPNKPINLMVPYPAGGLSDIIARKINVPLATELKQPVIIENLGGAGGAIAAQKVLNAPADGYYLFQGSPNELILAPLAMKAVKHTPDDFRLIQRMAMAPMAIVASKNFPGNTPQEMVAEIIKRSKSGKPVNYASVGIGSFYHLLGEEMAKKLGAEMLHVPYKGGGPITQDLMGGQIDLFITPYGAPHVHMAKEGKIKFIAALSPQPQRLIPDVPSIDAAKELKGFHYTIGSGYYVKKGTPEPIVEALHRALTKVMFDADFRNTMTAMGQEVGEPLRLDQTQQVYADEVKLYQGIAKSIKLEAQ, encoded by the coding sequence ATGAAAATGATCAAGACCCTCGGCCTGTTGTTGGGCGCCGCCCTGGCCGTTCAGGCGCCTGTCCAAGCGCAAAACTTTCCCAACAAGCCTATCAACCTGATGGTGCCTTACCCGGCTGGCGGCCTGTCGGACATCATCGCTCGCAAGATCAACGTTCCCCTGGCGACCGAGCTCAAACAGCCCGTGATCATCGAAAACCTGGGCGGTGCGGGCGGTGCCATCGCGGCGCAAAAGGTGCTCAATGCGCCTGCAGACGGTTACTACCTCTTCCAAGGCTCGCCCAATGAATTGATCCTCGCCCCCTTGGCGATGAAGGCGGTCAAGCACACGCCCGACGACTTTCGCCTGATCCAGCGCATGGCCATGGCGCCCATGGCCATCGTTGCCAGCAAGAATTTCCCGGGCAACACCCCGCAAGAGATGGTGGCCGAGATCATCAAACGCTCCAAATCCGGCAAACCGGTCAACTACGCCAGTGTGGGCATCGGCAGCTTCTACCATTTGCTGGGCGAAGAAATGGCCAAAAAGCTGGGCGCTGAAATGTTGCATGTGCCCTACAAAGGCGGTGGTCCCATCACACAGGATTTGATGGGTGGCCAGATTGACTTGTTCATCACCCCTTACGGCGCTCCCCATGTGCACATGGCCAAAGAAGGCAAGATCAAATTCATCGCCGCCTTGTCACCCCAGCCGCAGCGCCTGATTCCAGACGTGCCTTCGATCGACGCGGCCAAAGAGTTGAAGGGCTTTCACTACACGATCGGCAGCGGCTATTACGTGAAAAAAGGCACACCCGAGCCCATCGTCGAAGCCTTGCACCGGGCACTGACCAAGGTCATGTTTGACGCAGACTTCCGCAACACCATGACCGCCATGGGCCAGGAAGTGGGCGAACCCCTTCGTTTGGACCAGACCCAGCAGGTGTATGCCGATGAGGTCAAGCTTTACCAGGGCATCGCCAAATCGATCAAGCTCGAAGCCCAATGA
- a CDS encoding LysR substrate-binding domain-containing protein, with product MKLHQLQALVAAVEHGSIRAAARELHLTQAALTKSLRQLEEEAGVSVLVRKSRGVGLTEAGVRLHARALLVMRQLALAQDELQQAQGDNAGTVRVALTPYLMLTVLGEAFLWFRKRYPRIELRLIEGLVARVLPGLRDGTVDFAIVADSGDVTPQEFQCTRLQKDQQKLVVRAGHPVLRQPTAAKLAALEWVMPGPFSQGLDEGLLAMFAQAGVPPPQQITRCDAMAAMALIRQTDAISIMPSPLLAQPEGHGLVELSLRSMRPPEIELVLLSPPDVPLTPAAAYLARCLTDAINARGKT from the coding sequence ATGAAACTGCACCAACTCCAGGCCCTGGTCGCTGCTGTCGAGCACGGCAGCATCCGCGCCGCTGCCCGCGAACTGCACCTGACCCAAGCAGCCTTGACCAAGTCCTTGCGTCAACTCGAAGAAGAGGCGGGCGTGTCCGTGCTGGTGCGCAAATCTCGCGGAGTGGGTTTGACCGAAGCGGGTGTGCGGCTGCACGCCCGGGCGCTGCTGGTGATGCGCCAGCTGGCACTGGCGCAAGACGAGTTGCAGCAAGCGCAGGGCGACAACGCTGGCACCGTGCGCGTGGCGCTCACGCCCTACCTGATGCTCACTGTGCTGGGTGAGGCGTTTTTGTGGTTTCGCAAGCGCTACCCGCGCATCGAGTTGCGTTTGATTGAAGGCTTGGTGGCCCGCGTTTTGCCGGGCTTGCGCGATGGCACGGTGGACTTTGCCATCGTGGCCGACAGCGGTGATGTCACGCCCCAAGAGTTCCAGTGCACCCGGCTTCAAAAGGACCAGCAAAAACTGGTGGTGCGCGCCGGGCACCCAGTGCTGCGCCAACCCACAGCGGCCAAGTTGGCCGCGCTGGAGTGGGTCATGCCCGGCCCGTTTTCTCAAGGGCTGGACGAAGGCTTGCTTGCCATGTTCGCCCAGGCGGGCGTGCCGCCACCCCAGCAGATCACACGTTGCGACGCCATGGCGGCGATGGCCTTGATCCGGCAAACCGATGCCATCAGCATCATGCCGTCCCCCTTGCTGGCGCAGCCCGAAGGCCATGGCCTGGTGGAGTTGTCGCTGCGCAGCATGCGGCCACCCGAGATCGAGCTGGTCTTGCTCTCGCCCCCGGACGTCCCACTCACACCTGCGGCAGCCTATCTGGCGCGGTGCCTGACCGATGCCATCAATGCCCGGGGCAAGACCTGA
- a CDS encoding ornithine cyclodeaminase, which yields MNHPHTPHASFSTTPLYLSAPDAVALVRRKGLKNCIAGMAEYIRADFLRWPDFDKSARVANHSQGGVIELMPIADDTTYSFKYVNGHPHNTAIGLSTVMAFGVLADVATGAPTLVSELTLTTALRTAATSALAAKALARPNSRVMALIGNGAQSEFQAIAFQHLVGIDTVRLFDIDPQATTKLFANLSATGLKLQVCTSVAEAVQGADIVTTITADKACATIVTADMLAPGMHINAVGGDCPGKTELAADVLQAAKVFVEYTPQTRVEGDSQQMPADFAVTELWQVLNGTRTGRDNDAQITVFDSVGFALEDFSALRFMHEAALALGYGERLHLIPQLSDPKNLFVTLLDAGHKASALPLPCLATAIA from the coding sequence ATGAACCACCCCCACACCCCCCATGCCTCTTTTTCAACCACGCCCCTGTACCTGAGCGCCCCCGACGCTGTGGCCTTGGTGCGCCGCAAGGGCCTCAAAAACTGCATCGCGGGCATGGCCGAGTACATCCGCGCCGACTTTTTGCGCTGGCCAGACTTTGACAAATCGGCCCGCGTCGCCAACCACTCGCAGGGCGGCGTGATCGAGTTGATGCCGATCGCGGACGACACCACCTACAGCTTCAAATACGTCAATGGCCACCCCCACAACACCGCCATCGGCCTGTCGACAGTGATGGCCTTTGGTGTGTTGGCCGATGTGGCCACGGGCGCCCCCACATTGGTGAGCGAGTTGACGCTGACCACCGCCCTGCGCACGGCCGCCACCTCGGCATTGGCCGCCAAGGCCTTGGCCCGCCCGAACAGCCGCGTGATGGCGCTGATCGGCAATGGCGCACAAAGCGAGTTCCAGGCCATCGCCTTCCAGCACCTGGTGGGCATCGACACGGTGCGGCTGTTTGACATCGATCCACAAGCCACGACCAAACTGTTCGCCAACCTGAGTGCTACGGGTCTGAAGCTGCAGGTCTGCACCAGCGTGGCCGAGGCGGTCCAAGGGGCCGACATCGTGACCACCATCACCGCGGACAAGGCCTGCGCCACCATCGTGACGGCCGACATGCTCGCGCCCGGCATGCACATCAATGCCGTGGGCGGTGACTGCCCGGGCAAGACAGAACTGGCCGCGGATGTGCTGCAAGCGGCCAAGGTGTTTGTGGAGTACACGCCGCAAACCCGTGTCGAAGGCGACAGCCAGCAAATGCCCGCTGACTTTGCCGTGACCGAGTTGTGGCAAGTGCTGAACGGCACACGCACAGGCCGCGACAACGACGCGCAAATCACGGTGTTTGACTCAGTGGGCTTTGCGCTGGAAGACTTCTCGGCCTTGCGCTTCATGCACGAGGCGGCGCTGGCACTGGGCTACGGGGAACGTTTGCACCTGATCCCGCAACTGAGCGATCCGAAAAATCTGTTTGTCACTTTGCTGGACGCAGGCCACAAGGCCAGTGCCTTGCCTCTGCCCTGCCTGGCCACCGCCATCGCGTGA
- a CDS encoding Lrp/AsnC family transcriptional regulator — protein sequence MDDIDQHLISLLRQNARMNIADLAHKLGVSRGTVNNRLRKLEDQQVIVGYTIKLRPEAEPERIKAWMGVLIEGNTTRQVIASLLGEPGVVSLHDTNGRWDLLAEIEASSMKELSEVLERIRLVSGIRSTETNIHLATYR from the coding sequence ATGGATGACATTGACCAGCACCTGATCAGCTTGCTTCGGCAAAACGCCCGCATGAACATCGCAGACCTTGCGCACAAGCTGGGGGTCTCGCGTGGCACCGTGAACAACCGCCTGCGCAAACTCGAAGACCAGCAGGTCATCGTGGGCTACACCATCAAGCTGCGCCCCGAAGCCGAACCCGAGCGCATCAAGGCCTGGATGGGGGTACTCATCGAGGGCAACACCACCCGCCAGGTCATTGCCAGTCTGTTGGGCGAGCCCGGCGTGGTGAGTCTGCACGACACCAATGGCCGATGGGATTTGCTGGCCGAGATCGAGGCTTCGTCGATGAAAGAGCTGTCCGAAGTGCTGGAGCGCATTCGTCTGGTCAGTGGCATCCGCAGCACCGAAACCAACATCCACCTGGCCACCTACCGCTGA
- a CDS encoding leucine-rich repeat-containing protein kinase family protein has product MHTLEQLRSGALAGIRRLDLSCGLSELPEEIFALADTLEVLNLSGNRLRELPHQLTRLHKLQVLFASDNDFEVLPEVLGDCPALHMVGFKANRIADVPAAALPPALRWLTLTDNVIGHLPAELGQRPALQKLMLAGNRLQALPDSLQQAHRLELLRISANRLTEVPGWLTELPRLSWLALAGNAMGWLVPAGSELPGMAWSDLTHGPLLGEGASGHIYQVQARGWPQPLALKLFKGEVTSDGLPEDELTACLAAGQHPALTTPVARLTGHPAQAQGLLMPLIPSAHVNLAGPPSLDSCTRDVYPSGFKLSAVLALRIASDVAGAVAHLHQRGVMHGDVYAHNIQIDPLQGQARLGDFGAATRLPIDRPELRQNLLALEVRALGCLLQELALAAQAQAHHPAVQALQNLAQVCLSEQPRQRPSVVEAAQALQAIEGLDGFQGLKPWRS; this is encoded by the coding sequence ATGCACACCCTGGAACAACTGCGCAGCGGCGCCTTGGCAGGCATACGCCGCCTCGATCTGTCTTGTGGTCTGAGCGAACTGCCCGAAGAAATTTTCGCCTTGGCCGACACGCTGGAGGTGCTCAACCTCAGTGGCAACCGCTTGCGCGAATTGCCGCACCAGCTGACACGCCTGCACAAGCTGCAGGTCTTGTTTGCCTCGGACAACGACTTTGAGGTGTTGCCCGAAGTGCTGGGCGACTGTCCGGCTTTGCACATGGTTGGCTTCAAAGCCAACCGCATTGCCGATGTGCCCGCCGCCGCGCTGCCGCCCGCTTTGCGCTGGCTAACACTCACCGACAACGTGATCGGCCATTTGCCCGCTGAACTGGGCCAACGCCCGGCTTTGCAAAAGCTGATGCTGGCGGGCAACCGCTTGCAGGCTTTGCCCGACAGCCTGCAGCAAGCGCACCGTCTGGAGCTGCTGCGCATATCGGCCAACCGCCTGACCGAAGTGCCTGGCTGGTTAACCGAATTGCCCCGCTTGTCCTGGTTGGCGCTGGCGGGCAATGCCATGGGCTGGTTGGTTCCCGCAGGGTCCGAGCTGCCGGGCATGGCTTGGTCCGATTTGACACACGGCCCGTTGCTGGGCGAGGGCGCTTCAGGCCACATCTACCAAGTGCAGGCCAGGGGCTGGCCCCAACCCTTGGCACTCAAACTGTTCAAAGGCGAGGTGACCAGCGACGGCCTGCCCGAAGACGAGTTGACCGCCTGCTTGGCAGCCGGACAACACCCGGCGCTCACCACGCCCGTGGCGCGGCTCACGGGTCACCCTGCACAGGCTCAGGGTTTGCTCATGCCGCTGATTCCTTCGGCTCACGTCAATCTGGCGGGTCCGCCGAGTCTGGACAGCTGCACCCGCGATGTGTACCCGAGCGGCTTCAAGCTGTCAGCCGTTCTAGCCCTGCGCATTGCCAGTGATGTGGCGGGTGCCGTGGCGCACCTGCACCAACGCGGTGTGATGCACGGGGACGTGTACGCGCACAACATCCAAATCGACCCGCTGCAGGGCCAGGCCCGTTTGGGTGACTTTGGCGCCGCCACGCGGCTGCCCATCGATCGGCCCGAACTGCGCCAAAACCTGCTGGCCCTGGAGGTGCGGGCCTTGGGGTGTTTGCTTCAAGAGTTGGCGCTGGCCGCGCAAGCGCAAGCGCACCACCCGGCTGTTCAGGCCCTGCAAAACTTGGCACAGGTCTGTTTGTCAGAACAGCCGCGTCAACGGCCGAGCGTGGTGGAGGCGGCTCAGGCCCTGCAAGCCATCGAAGGCCTCGATGGTTTCCAAGGCCTTAAGCCTTGGCGATCGTGA
- a CDS encoding NAD(P)-dependent oxidoreductase produces MQHIGFIGASGLMGHGMAKNIRAKGFDLSISVHQRTAPVQDLLTTGARQVGSYADLAACDVVLICVTGSPQVEAVVAGPGGLLSKARAGLIVIDTSTSEPESTRRLAALCAAQGVVYVDAPLTRTPIEAEAGKLNSMVGATPEVFARIEPVIRAYSENVFHVGEMGAGHVIKLLNNFVAQAICTATAEAFAVGAKAGVDLNQLVQVISAGGVNSGLFQLMAKTLQGDYGAMKFELNNAAKDLRYYSHLTEAMKVPSMIGTSVHQALNTAVALGYGSEMVPSLVKAQAQLNQVTIAKA; encoded by the coding sequence ATGCAACACATCGGATTTATCGGCGCTTCGGGTTTGATGGGCCATGGCATGGCCAAGAACATCCGGGCCAAGGGGTTTGACTTGTCGATTTCGGTGCACCAACGCACCGCGCCCGTGCAAGACCTGTTGACTACAGGTGCCCGCCAGGTGGGCAGCTATGCCGACTTGGCCGCCTGTGATGTGGTGCTCATTTGTGTGACCGGCTCACCCCAGGTCGAAGCGGTGGTGGCTGGGCCGGGCGGCTTGTTGTCCAAGGCACGCGCGGGCCTGATCGTCATCGACACCTCCACCAGCGAGCCCGAATCCACCCGCCGCCTGGCCGCGCTGTGCGCCGCGCAAGGCGTGGTTTATGTGGACGCGCCGCTCACACGCACGCCCATAGAAGCCGAAGCGGGCAAGCTCAATTCCATGGTGGGGGCGACGCCCGAGGTGTTTGCCCGCATCGAGCCAGTGATTCGCGCCTACAGCGAAAACGTGTTCCATGTGGGCGAGATGGGCGCTGGCCACGTCATCAAATTGCTCAACAACTTTGTGGCGCAGGCCATTTGCACCGCCACAGCCGAAGCCTTTGCGGTGGGGGCCAAGGCGGGGGTGGACTTGAACCAACTGGTGCAGGTCATCTCGGCTGGCGGCGTGAATTCGGGCCTGTTCCAGCTGATGGCCAAAACCCTGCAGGGCGACTACGGCGCCATGAAGTTCGAGCTGAACAACGCGGCCAAGGATTTGCGTTATTACTCACACCTGACCGAGGCCATGAAAGTGCCCTCCATGATCGGCACCAGCGTGCACCAGGCCCTGAACACTGCCGTGGCTTTGGGTTACGGCAGCGAGATGGTGCCTTCGCTGGTCAAGGCGCAAGCCCAGCTCAACCAGGTCACGATCGCCAAGGCTTAA
- a CDS encoding AMP-binding protein produces MHLTVPSPVQSLADIHRIEATPLTQAIPWASTYALIRASAQVHAEQPALTFLHTGQPGGPYTTWTYRSLLQGIHQTANLLHQLGVGPQDAVAVLLPGGLAYHLALWGGEAAGIVQPLNPLLSDEKLLSLLQASQAKVLIAHGAEDDSQLRAKALRLQTQLPSLKTVLLVNPEGGLLQDGDSLPAGAQDFHALRALQEAEHLVSQRVFQREDIAAYFHTGGTTGAPKLARHSHGAQVFTAWANATMQGFRASDVTINGYPLFHVAGVLPGALCSLAVGMHVIIPTLSLFRSREVVQNYWRLADHHGCTLMSGVPTVLAALAGVPLNGANISRIRSVRTGAAPLPPELAQRFEQTFGLQINESLGMTETAGLSTVAPPGLSAPAGCVGWPLPHAQVRIAALNSEDQATGQVLPVGEKGMVLYRGPNLFSGYLDAAETARSFTPNGWLITGDVGFIDEQGRLHLSGRAKDLIIRGGHNIDPKVIEDALGAHPAVDLCAAVGAPDAYAGELPVAFATLKPGAQVSEAELLAFTAERVDEAPAKPKRITLLERMPVTNVGKIYKPELRTLATGAVVQGLIDQVLTPLQIPTSQWPQVHALGDAQVTVDARATPAAAWAAIKPLLNALPVKLVLHAP; encoded by the coding sequence ATGCACCTGACCGTTCCATCTCCCGTTCAATCCCTCGCTGACATTCACCGCATCGAGGCCACACCGTTGACCCAGGCCATCCCCTGGGCCAGCACCTATGCGCTGATCCGTGCCAGTGCCCAGGTTCATGCCGAGCAGCCTGCGCTGACTTTTTTGCACACGGGCCAGCCCGGTGGCCCGTACACCACCTGGACCTACCGCAGCTTGCTGCAAGGCATCCACCAAACTGCCAATTTGCTGCACCAGCTGGGCGTGGGCCCTCAAGATGCGGTGGCCGTTCTCTTGCCCGGCGGTCTGGCCTACCACTTGGCGCTTTGGGGCGGTGAAGCGGCGGGCATCGTGCAGCCGCTCAACCCCTTGCTCAGTGATGAAAAACTGCTGTCGCTCTTGCAGGCCAGCCAAGCCAAAGTGCTGATCGCGCATGGCGCTGAAGACGACAGCCAGTTGCGGGCCAAAGCCTTGCGCCTGCAAACCCAGTTGCCCAGTTTGAAGACGGTGTTGCTGGTCAACCCCGAAGGCGGTCTTCTCCAAGATGGCGACTCGCTGCCTGCAGGTGCCCAAGACTTCCACGCCTTGCGGGCCCTGCAAGAAGCCGAGCACCTGGTGAGCCAACGGGTTTTTCAGCGCGAGGACATCGCCGCTTACTTCCACACCGGCGGCACCACCGGCGCACCCAAACTGGCCCGGCACAGCCACGGCGCACAGGTGTTCACCGCATGGGCCAATGCCACGATGCAGGGTTTTCGCGCGAGCGATGTGACCATCAACGGTTACCCGCTGTTCCATGTGGCGGGTGTGTTGCCCGGCGCCCTGTGTTCGCTGGCGGTGGGCATGCACGTCATCATTCCCACGCTTAGCCTGTTTCGCAGCCGCGAGGTGGTGCAGAACTACTGGCGCCTGGCCGACCACCACGGCTGCACGCTCATGTCGGGCGTGCCCACGGTGCTGGCGGCTTTGGCGGGGGTGCCACTGAACGGGGCCAACATCTCGCGTATTCGCTCGGTCCGCACGGGCGCGGCACCGCTGCCGCCCGAGCTGGCGCAGCGCTTTGAACAAACCTTCGGCCTTCAGATCAATGAAAGCCTGGGCATGACCGAAACCGCAGGCCTGAGCACGGTGGCACCACCGGGCCTGAGCGCACCTGCCGGTTGTGTGGGCTGGCCACTGCCGCATGCGCAGGTGCGCATTGCTGCCTTGAACAGCGAGGACCAAGCCACCGGCCAAGTCCTGCCCGTGGGCGAAAAAGGCATGGTGCTCTACCGTGGCCCCAATTTGTTCTCGGGCTATTTGGACGCGGCAGAGACTGCACGCAGCTTCACGCCCAACGGCTGGCTGATCACGGGCGATGTGGGCTTCATCGACGAACAAGGTCGCCTGCACCTGTCGGGCCGCGCCAAAGACCTGATCATCCGAGGCGGCCACAACATCGACCCCAAGGTGATCGAAGACGCGCTGGGTGCCCACCCCGCTGTGGACCTGTGCGCTGCCGTCGGTGCGCCCGATGCGTATGCGGGTGAGTTGCCCGTGGCCTTTGCCACACTCAAACCCGGCGCACAGGTGAGCGAAGCCGAGTTGCTGGCCTTCACCGCCGAGCGTGTGGACGAAGCCCCCGCCAAACCCAAACGCATCACCCTCCTCGAACGCATGCCGGTGACCAATGTGGGCAAGATCTACAAACCCGAGTTGCGCACCCTGGCCACGGGGGCCGTGGTGCAGGGCCTGATCGACCAAGTGCTGACCCCCTTGCAGATCCCGACGTCGCAATGGCCGCAAGTGCACGCCTTGGGTGATGCACAGGTGACCGTGGACGCCCGCGCCACGCCTGCTGCTGCGTGGGCAGCGATCAAGCCCCTTCTGAATGCCTTGCCCGTCAAGTTGGTGCTGCATGCGCCCTGA